TAACGTGCTGGGCACGGAAAACCCGTTGGGTGAGATGATCGCGCTGGCGCATCAATACGGCGCGATAGTGCTGGTAGATGGTGCGCAGGCGGTGATGCATCATCAGGTGGATGTGCAGGCGCTGGATTGCGATTTTTATGTTTTCTCCGGGCATAAACTTTACGGTCCAACCGGTATTGGCGTTCTGTATGCCAGAGAGTCGCTGCTGCAGGAGATGCCGCCGTGGGAAGGCGGTGGTTCAATGATTGCGACGGTGAGTTTGAGTCAGGGAACGACGTGGGCCAAAGCGCCCTGGCGGTTTGAAGCCGGAACGCCAAACACCGGGGGCATTATCGGACTAGGCGCGGCTATTGAATATGTTTCAGCGCTGGGGCTGACTGAAATCAGCGAATATGAACAGTTCATGATGCGCTATGCGTTGGAACAGCTGGCGGATGTGCCGGATTTAACAATCTACGGACCGGATAACCGTCTGGGTGTGATTGCGTTTAACCTCGGCAAGCATCACGCCTATGACGTCGGGAGTTTTCTCGATAACTATGGCATCGCCGTGCGGACGGGGCATCACTGCGCAATGCCGCTGATGGCCTTTTATAACGTTCCCGCGATGTGCCGGGCGTCGATTGCAATGTATAACACCCATGAAGAAGTGGATCGCCTGGTAACGGGCCTCAAGCGTATTCACCATTTACTGGGCTAACAGGGAGGCGTTATGGCTGCGCTACCGGATAAAGAAAAGTTGTTGCGTAATTTTCTGCGTTGCGCTAATTGGGAAGAGAAATACCTGTACATTATTGAACTGGGTCAGCGTTTGCCGGAACTAAACGATGACTTACGCTGCCCGGAAAATAGCATTCAGGGATGCCAAAGCCAGGTATGGATTGTTATGCGTCAGAATGGTGAAGGGATTATTGAATTACAGGGCGACAGTGATGCGGCAATTGTGAAAGGGCTTATTGCCGTGGTATTCATTTTGTATGATCGCATGACGGCTCAGGATATTGTGAATTTTGATGTGCGCCCGTGGTTTGAAAAAATGGCGCTCGCACAGCATCTCACACCGTCTCGTTCACAAGGGCTGGAGGCGATGATTCGGGCTATTCGCGCCAAAGCCGCAACTCTTAGCTAAACTGATAAAACACGTCAACTTTCAGACCGACTTGAAAGCGTTCGTGTAAGGCAACGCAGTGACTCGTAGGCCGGATCGGGCGCTCGCCGCCGTCCGGCAAGAACGCCAGGGGGGTGAGTGAGTATGAAACGCGCGTCTGTTATTACGTTAATGCTAATCGGCGCCTACAGCGCTATTCAGGCCGCATGGGCGGTCGATTATCCTTTGCCCCAGGCGAACAGCCGCCTTGTTGGGCAAAACCAAACCTACACCGTGCAGGAAGGCGATAAAAACCTACAGGCGATAGCCCGTAAGTTTGATACCGCTGCAATGCTGATCCTTGAAGCCAACAATACTATTGCCCCCGTACCTAAACCCGGAACGCTGATCACTATTCCCTCACAATTACTGCTACCGGATGCACCACGCGAAGGCATTATTGTGAATCTGGCGGAACTGCGTCTGTATTACTTCCCGCCGGGAGAGAATATTGTTCAGGTATTCCCGATTGGTATCGGTTTGCAGGGGCTGGAAACGCCGGTAATGGAAACCCGGGTTGGGCAGAAAATCCCGAATCCAACCTGGACCCCTACACCAGGCATCCGTAAACGCTCTCTGGAGCGTGGCATCACATTACCGCCTGTTGTACCTGCCGGACCAAATAACCCGTTAGGACGCTTTGCACTGCGTCTGGCGCATGGAAACGGTGAATATCTGATTCATGGCACCAGCGCGCCGGACAGCGT
This window of the Citrobacter freundii ATCC 8090 = MTCC 1658 = NBRC 12681 genome carries:
- the sufS gene encoding cysteine desulfurase SufS, with protein sequence MTFPIEKVRADFPVLTREVNGLPLAYLDSAASAQKPNQVIDAEAEFYRHGYAAVHRGIHTLSAQATEKMENVRKLVSLFINARSAEELVFVRGTTEGINLVANSWGSSNVRAGDNIIISEMEHHANIVPWQMLCARVGAELRVIPLNADGTLQLETLPTLFDDRTKLLAITHVSNVLGTENPLGEMIALAHQYGAIVLVDGAQAVMHHQVDVQALDCDFYVFSGHKLYGPTGIGVLYARESLLQEMPPWEGGGSMIATVSLSQGTTWAKAPWRFEAGTPNTGGIIGLGAAIEYVSALGLTEISEYEQFMMRYALEQLADVPDLTIYGPDNRLGVIAFNLGKHHAYDVGSFLDNYGIAVRTGHHCAMPLMAFYNVPAMCRASIAMYNTHEEVDRLVTGLKRIHHLLG
- the sufE gene encoding cysteine desulfuration protein SufE produces the protein MAALPDKEKLLRNFLRCANWEEKYLYIIELGQRLPELNDDLRCPENSIQGCQSQVWIVMRQNGEGIIELQGDSDAAIVKGLIAVVFILYDRMTAQDIVNFDVRPWFEKMALAQHLTPSRSQGLEAMIRAIRAKAATLS
- the ldtE gene encoding L,D-transpeptidase LdtE, yielding MKRASVITLMLIGAYSAIQAAWAVDYPLPQANSRLVGQNQTYTVQEGDKNLQAIARKFDTAAMLILEANNTIAPVPKPGTLITIPSQLLLPDAPREGIIVNLAELRLYYFPPGENIVQVFPIGIGLQGLETPVMETRVGQKIPNPTWTPTPGIRKRSLERGITLPPVVPAGPNNPLGRFALRLAHGNGEYLIHGTSAPDSVGLRVSSGCIRMNAPDIKALFAQVRTGTPVRVINEPIKYSIEPNGMRYVEVHRPLSPEEEQNVQTMPYVLPAGFTQFKDNKAVDNSLVERALYRRAGYPVTVTAGQASVASNGPEVKSAQNGVPGEDAEVRATQ